The following nucleotide sequence is from Oceanivirga salmonicida.
TATAGCATCTTTATCATTTTGCATATTAAATATTATACTTTCTTTTTGTTTTTTTGGTGCATACATACGACTTACACGAGTTGGTGAACCATCTAAACCAATTATATCTTTATTAATATTTATTATCTCTTTAAGTGATAATACTTCTATTTCTTCTTTTAATGATTTCATTTTATTTTTCATTGTAGGAAATCTTAAATCTTTTGTCTTTGTAAAAGTAATCAATGCAGGTAAATCTGTCTCTATTATTAAATTACCTTCATCTATTTCTTTTGTTACATGTGCCTTGTCTCCCATTAACTTTATATCTAATGCATAAGTAACTTGTGGCAAATCAAGTTTACTTGCTATTTCAGGTCCTACTTGTGCAGTTTCACCATCAATAGCTTGTTTACCACAAAATATTAAGTCAAATTTTGTTTCTTTTTCTTGTATATATTTTATTGCTTCCGATAATATATAACTAGTTGCTAATGTATCTGAACCACCAAATTTTCTATCAGTTAATAAATAGGCTTTATCTGCACCAGTCGCTAAACAAGATCTTAACATTTCATCAACTTGTTTTGGACCCATTGAAATCACATAAATTTTTGTATCTTTTATTTCATCTTTTATTTCTAATGCTTTTTCTAATGCATAAGCATCATATGGATTAAGTATTTTAGGAACTCCACTACGAATTATAGTATTTTTTATAGGGTCTATTTTCACTTCTTCTGTATCAGGTACTTCTTTAACACATACCAATATTCTCATTTTTATTACCTCTTTTCATTAAAATATTCTATCATAGAAGTATGCTTTTTTCAATGTTTGTTATAATTATAACAAAAAAAGTAAATGCTATAAAAACATTTACTAATTTATGTGAAAATTAATTATTAATTGCTATAATACAATAATCATATTTCTTTTTATTTGAATTTTTTGTATTATTAATCCATATTTCTCCTTGACCAAACATTACACCTTGCCAATTATTAAAAAGATTTGTAGTATAATATTTATAAATTTTTTCCTTGAATTTATCAGTAATAATTTCATCATAGTATTTTAACAAAGTTTTTTTATTATTAATTACTTTTTTATTTCCATTTAAATTTACTTTAATTGGATAACAAATATGTTTAGAAATCCATATTCTGTCATTATTTAATATTGAATTTTTCATATCTTTTACAAAATTTTCAACTTCAACTGTTGTTCCATAAATAGAATTAGCATATCTAAATTCATATGGAGAACTAGATGTTGACTTTAATGTTAATTTAAAGTTCAACTTATTTGTTCTAGCCTTATTTTCCCAAACACCTTCAAATCTATCTGGATCATCTATAAATATTCTACCATTAAAAAATCCATTCTCTGATTTATCAATTACTTCAGTCAAAACAACATTACTATTTTTTAAATGTCCAAATAATTGAATTTTTTCCTCATTTTTTTTATATAAATAATTCCCTTTTATTTTGCCATTTTCAAATAAAAAAAGTGAAAGTTGTATTTCGTATGGACCAAGTTTACCTTGAAAATCATTCCATGTATTTGTTCGAAGCGAAAAATCAAGACTAAAAGATTTATAAGTTATAGAAAAACTTAAAAATATTATTCCTAAAATTTTTTGCATTTTAACAGTGGCCTCCTTTCTATAAATAAAATCTATATTATAATTTTTTTAATCAACCCAACTTGTAATTTTTAATTTTGGCATTTTCATTCCAAAAACTTCTTTAAGCCAAGTTGTTCTCTTAGCGTCTATCTTTTCTGTAAATTTTTCAAATTCTTCTTTATTTGTAATTTTAGCTCTATATGTAAAAAAATATGTGATGATATAATTTTTTTGTTTTGAAATTCTATATAAAGTGTACTCATCATTTTCTAATATAGTTTCAATTACTATGTCATCTGAACCGACAATTTCATAATTTTTAATAAAGTTATACTTTCCTTCCAAACTTTTATTTAATGAAATTGCAAATTCATAAGCTGACGCATCTATTTTAGTTGCTATTATAGTTAACATTTTTTCATAGTTATCAAAATTTGTTCCTTTTAATAAATATTCTTGTAAATAACCTTTATCAGCAACAGAACTCCATGCAAGTCTATATTTTTCGCCATTAAAATTTAAATTTTTAACATTGATATAGTCTTTTGCAAATTTGGTGTCAGTTGAAGCAGATACCACATATAATTTTGATTTATTACCTTTTTTTGTATCAACATTACTATCATCTTTTATTATTATAATATCAGATTCGTTGTTTTTCATACTATCTTTTGTATTACTATATGATATTACAGTTAAAAATAAAATGAATATAAGTTTTATAATTTTTTTCATAAATCCCCCCCTAATATTATTAGTTTATCTTTATATATTTACTTTGTCAATATCACAAAAAAAAAGAATGCCAATCTGACATTCTTAATTTTTTTATTCTATTACTGCTTTTACTATTTCATCTAAACTAATTCCTGCAAAGTATCTTGATAAATCAATGCTACTTAAAGCATTTCTTACACTTTCTCTTTCGTATTTAATTCCTCTAAGTACGTCTTCTACTGCCTTAACGTCTTCTATACCAAAGAAATCTCCATATATCTTGATATTTTGTATGTTTGAATCAATAATGTTTGCATAAATCTCTATTTTACCTTTTTCAAACTTGTTACTTCTCTTAATATTGTATTCAGGAGATTTTCCATAGTTCCAATCCCAATTAGCAAATTTTTCTTCTCTAGCCTTTTTAATTTCTTCTATTTCTTTTTCACTAAATACATACTCAGACATTTGTGGGTATTCTTTTTTCATATAATCTAATAATAAATCTCTAAATTTGATAACATCAATTTTTTCAGGTAATTCATTCACTATGTTCGTAACTCTTGCTCTAACTGATTTTACACCCTTAGATTCAATCTTATCTTTTGAAACCTTTAATGCACTTGCTAAAACTGACAAATCAACGTCAAATAGTAAACAACCATGATGCATTATTCTACCATTTATATA
It contains:
- a CDS encoding lipoate--protein ligase codes for the protein MKYIINESNDTQFNIALEEYAFKKLLNEDMIFILWINKPSIIVGRHQNTIEEINAEYVRENNIEVVRRISGGGAVYHDYNNLNYTIITNEVKDKIFDFKSFSIPVIKTLESLGVEAKFTGRNDLEIDGKKICGNAQAYINGRIMHHGCLLFDVDLSVLASALKVSKDKIESKGVKSVRARVTNIVNELPEKIDVIKFRDLLLDYMKKEYPQMSEYVFSEKEIEEIKKAREEKFANWDWNYGKSPEYNIKRSNKFEKGKIEIYANIIDSNIQNIKIYGDFFGIEDVKAVEDVLRGIKYERESVRNALSSIDLSRYFAGISLDEIVKAVIE
- a CDS encoding electron transfer flavoprotein subunit beta/FixA family protein, producing the protein MRILVCVKEVPDTEEVKIDPIKNTIIRSGVPKILNPYDAYALEKALEIKDEIKDTKIYVISMGPKQVDEMLRSCLATGADKAYLLTDRKFGGSDTLATSYILSEAIKYIQEKETKFDLIFCGKQAIDGETAQVGPEIASKLDLPQVTYALDIKLMGDKAHVTKEIDEGNLIIETDLPALITFTKTKDLRFPTMKNKMKSLKEEIEVLSLKEIININKDIIGLDGSPTRVSRMYAPKKQKESIIFNMQNDKDAINKLVNLLKAENKIK